From one Botrytis cinerea B05.10 chromosome 7, complete sequence genomic stretch:
- the Bcrkm5 gene encoding Bcrkm5: protein MAGRVQSFLDSLGPEVEDPEEEAFLLFSQTIPSQNLGFVDSKATEIDLTINGRDLTIYQSPTILSSNRDGGTTGAVIWKITPLFAKWISSPTNPLLQHQIITSDSIVLELGCGISGLIALTLSPLLQTYILTDQPYVLKFLSQNLSSNSSSSSTTTSKSKSRKSKAPSSTSTSTQQTSTNKIIPLTLDWETDVVSPSLTCSETTTSFDTIIACDCIYNDALIPPFVQTCVDLCRLRSASSPSKNQDQTEPSNPTLCVIAQQLRSPDVFESWLKEFNKFFKVWRVQEGDIQECGLGEDSGFVVHVGILR from the exons ATGGCTGGCCGCGTACAATCATTTCTTGATTCTCTTGGCCCAGAAGTGGAGGACCCCGAAGAAG AGGCTTTTCTGTTATTCTCTCAAACCATCCCTTCCCAGAATCTCGGATTCGTAGATTCAAAGGCCACTGAGATAGATTTGACGATTAATGGTAGAGATCTCACAATTTATCAATCTCCTACAATACTGTCATCAAATCGTGATGGGGGAACTACTGGAGCAG TGATATGGAAAATCACCCCCCTTTTCGCAAAATGGATATCCTCACCTACAAATCCACTTCTCCAACACCAAATAATCACCTCTGATTCAATAGTCCTTGAATTGGGCTGTGGAATATCCGGTCTAATAGCCCTTACTCTGTCACCCCTTCTCCAAACATACATCCTTACCGACCAACCATATGTCCTCAAATTTCTCTCTCAGAATCTTTCTTCcaactcatcctcatcaagtACAACAACCTCCAAATCTAAGTCCCGAAAATCCAAAGCCCCATCCTCAACATCCACATCAACCCAACAAACCTCAACCAACAAAATCATCCCTCTAACCCTCGACTGGGAAACCGACGTCGTCTCCCCCTCTCTCACCTGCTCCGAGACCACCACCAGCTTCGATACAATCATAGCTTGCGATTGTATCTACAACGACGCACTCATCCCACCCTTCGTCCAAACATGTGTTGATCTCTGTCGTCTTCGTTCCGCATCCTCACCCTCCAAAAATCAGGACCAAACAGAACCCAGTAATCCCACTCTATGCGTCATAGCCCAACAACTCCGTTCTCCAGATGTTTTTGAATCCTGGCTCAAGGAATTCAACAAATTTTTCAAAGTGTGGCGTGTTCAGGAGGGTGATATTCAGGAGTGTGGGCTAGGAGAAGACTCGGGGTTTGTGGTGCATGTTGGGATTTTGAGATAG